In Bacteroidia bacterium, a genomic segment contains:
- a CDS encoding DUF839 domain-containing protein, with amino-acid sequence MNDSISRRNFLKLAGMVGVGFAGLQIVGCRMEGGVSRVRSHKWKKYGVLIPDPMGFLDLPRGFSYQIISSQGNTMSDGFLVPGKPDGMATFEGGGGKTILIRNHELSSEMRELGPFGPDLKLLKKLEKEKIYDYGQGELPGLGGTTTIVYDTRAQKVELEYLSLAGTFRNCAGGPTPWNTWLSCEETVVKAGYRLEKDHGYVFEVPASISQQLAMPVPIKAMGRFQHEAVGIDPQTSIVYQTEDRLDGLIYRYIPNVPEKLHAGGKLQALVIKDEPGRDTRNWKEIPGRKFPRNTPLPVEWVDLDNIDAPEDDLRIRGYTKGAAIFGRGEGMWFGVEECYFACTFGGENRQGQIFRYRPGQYEGTERESESPGTLELFSEPDNSMLMQNCDNLTVAPWGDLIVCEDTLEARVMGITPDGGYYPLASNARKNSEFAGVTFSPDGTTLFVNIQHEGLTFAITGPWDRGKV; translated from the coding sequence ATGAATGACTCGATTTCCCGAAGAAATTTTCTGAAACTGGCCGGAATGGTCGGTGTGGGCTTCGCCGGACTACAGATAGTTGGGTGCCGGATGGAGGGGGGCGTTTCCCGTGTTCGCAGCCATAAATGGAAAAAGTATGGGGTACTGATTCCCGATCCGATGGGATTTCTCGATCTGCCCCGGGGTTTTTCGTACCAGATTATTTCTTCCCAGGGGAATACGATGTCAGACGGCTTTCTGGTTCCGGGTAAACCTGACGGGATGGCGACTTTTGAAGGTGGAGGGGGAAAAACGATTCTCATCCGCAACCACGAACTTAGCTCCGAAATGCGCGAACTGGGCCCTTTTGGACCCGACCTTAAATTGTTGAAAAAACTGGAAAAGGAAAAAATCTACGACTATGGGCAGGGCGAGCTTCCGGGTTTGGGAGGAACAACCACCATCGTTTACGATACCCGTGCCCAAAAAGTCGAACTGGAATATCTCAGCCTTGCCGGTACTTTTCGTAATTGTGCGGGTGGGCCGACACCATGGAATACCTGGCTGAGTTGTGAAGAGACTGTGGTAAAGGCTGGATACCGCCTGGAAAAAGATCACGGATACGTATTCGAAGTACCAGCTTCAATTTCGCAGCAACTGGCAATGCCGGTACCTATCAAAGCGATGGGGCGGTTTCAGCATGAGGCGGTAGGCATTGACCCGCAAACCAGTATCGTATATCAGACCGAAGACAGGCTGGATGGCCTGATTTACCGGTATATACCGAATGTTCCGGAAAAACTTCATGCCGGAGGAAAACTTCAGGCACTTGTGATTAAAGATGAACCAGGCCGTGATACGCGCAACTGGAAGGAAATTCCGGGCCGAAAATTTCCGCGAAATACACCACTCCCGGTAGAGTGGGTAGATCTGGACAATATTGACGCACCCGAAGATGACCTGCGAATCAGAGGTTATACAAAAGGTGCGGCTATATTCGGCAGGGGAGAAGGGATGTGGTTTGGGGTGGAAGAGTGTTATTTTGCCTGTACTTTTGGCGGAGAAAATCGTCAGGGGCAGATTTTTCGTTACCGCCCGGGGCAGTATGAAGGCACTGAAAGGGAATCCGAATCTCCAGGTACCCTGGAGCTGTTCTCTGAGCCTGACAACTCTATGTTGATGCAGAACTGCGATAATCTTACAGTGGCTCCCTGGGGCGATCTGATTGTCTGTGAGGATACACTGGAGGCCAGAGTAATGGGCATCACGCCCGATGGCGGTTATTACCCTCTGGCGAGCAATGCCCGTAAAAATTCCGAATTTGCCGGTGTTACCTTTTCGCCGGATGGAACGACTTTGTTTGTGAATATTCAGCACGAAGGGCTTACCTTTGCCATTACAGGTCCCTGGGACAGAGGAAAAGTTTAG
- a CDS encoding transglutaminase family protein, which yields MPRREDLPFLLKLLEDESPVVQAQVQEALRSFGPRLDQEVIPFLIGMEPEIVEKVRNFCQELRSNEFSDTWLGWLDMEDEKAALEYVLIRLALFENGSLAYSIPQILDELGEEFIRTGHPVNATSLMEFLFQRKAFRSPTLEDHNHLYDNLLFVLKSHQGSQLALSCLAILVGKRVGIHLDGINIQGNFMAISFENENMSMFNSFNMGKPLARASVMYIEEAFRRNQIAPFHMKAQVHEIVTQILKNAIDIHQKKNRLNEAKQFILLYRELLTELKNRNLVG from the coding sequence ATGCCTCGTCGTGAAGATTTGCCCTTTTTATTGAAACTTCTGGAAGATGAATCCCCTGTAGTACAAGCACAGGTTCAGGAAGCACTGCGCAGTTTTGGTCCAAGACTGGATCAGGAAGTTATTCCATTTTTGATTGGTATGGAACCCGAGATTGTCGAAAAAGTTCGAAATTTTTGCCAGGAATTGCGTTCCAATGAATTTTCTGACACATGGCTGGGTTGGTTGGATATGGAAGATGAAAAAGCCGCGTTGGAATATGTGTTGATCCGCCTTGCACTATTTGAAAATGGTTCTCTCGCCTATTCTATTCCGCAGATACTTGACGAACTGGGGGAAGAATTTATCAGAACCGGACATCCGGTAAATGCGACCAGTCTTATGGAATTTCTTTTTCAGCGGAAGGCCTTTCGTTCTCCCACACTTGAGGATCATAATCATTTATACGACAACCTGTTATTTGTGCTGAAAAGCCATCAGGGAAGCCAACTGGCGTTGTCCTGCCTTGCAATTTTGGTAGGAAAACGAGTCGGCATTCACCTCGATGGGATCAACATTCAGGGTAACTTTATGGCGATCAGTTTTGAGAATGAAAACATGTCCATGTTTAACTCTTTCAATATGGGTAAACCGCTGGCAAGAGCATCTGTGATGTATATCGAGGAAGCTTTCAGGCGAAATCAAATTGCCCCTTTCCATATGAAAGCGCAGGTACATGAGATTGTTACCCAGATTCTTAAAAATGCCATTGACATTCACCAGAAGAAAAACAGACTGAATGAGGCCAAACAGTTTATTCTTCTGTATAGAGAACTGTTAACTGAATTGAAAAACAGGAATTTGGTGGGATAA